The nucleotide window AGTCTTGCGGAAATCAAGAAAATAACTGGTGTACAGCCATTTTCTTATGTTGAAGCTCTGAAAAGAACATTAGCTAAAATCCAGGCCAATGAAATCAGTTCCAGTTGGAAAGATAGCTTCATCAGCAGCAGACACGATACTACATTAAGAGAATATCTGGACGTTCCCAAATTTGGGTGTTACACAGATGTAAGAAGTGCAGCGTACGACGACCGCGAAAAATGCCTGGACCGATTTTTTAGTTTAGGTGGCAAAAATGGATGGTATGGGCAAAGTCTTTGGAAGATTCGTGGTTTTATGGATGTGCTTGTGGGAGGCCCAGGTTTACGAAGGGGAAGAACGCATCCTTTACAACTGCACGAGGGTGATGCGTTGGATTTTTGGCGTGTACTCTATGCCAATAGGGAAGAGGGAAAACTCATTCTTTTCGCCGAAATGAAATTACCGGGAGAAGCGTGGCTGATGTTCAAACTGTACAAAGGGAAACTTTGGCAAAAAGCTGTTTTTCGTCCACACGGATTAGCTGGTAGATTATATTGGTACTCTGTTTTACCATTTCACGGAATTATTTTTAAAGGAATGGTGAAAAAGTTGGCCCGTGGAGAATGATTTAAAATATATAACATTTAGAAATAAATCACTGGACTTATCAGTACTACTTTACTTATATTTTATTGTAAAGGATTAAAAATCAAAAAAACCTCGCTCCAAAAAATGAAGCGAGGTTTTTATAGAATTAAAACAGAAACTTAAACTTTTAAGATCTCTGCTTCTTTTGTTTTGTAAGCGTCGTCAGACTTTTTCACGTAAGCATCTGTCAGGTCCTGAATATCTTTCTCAGCACCTTTGATGAGGTCTTCTGCGATTCCATCAAGTCTTTTCAGTTCCTTGTTACCTTCCTGTCTTGCGTTTCTAATTGTTACTTTCGTTTGATCCGTTTCACCTTTAGCTTGTTTCGCCAATTCACGTCTTCTTTCCTCGGTCAAAGGCGGAACGTTGATGATGATCACATCACCATTGTTAGACGGTGCAAATCCAAGGTTCGAGTTCACGATTCCTTTTGCGATCGCACCAATTGCCGTTCTGTCCCAAGGTTGGATAGAAAGCGTCATCGCATCCACTACAGACACGTTTGCCACTTGGCTTAGAGGCGTTGGCGCTCCGTAATATTCCACCATCACGTCCTGAACCATAGATGTAGAAGCACGTCCGGCTCTGATCTTTTGGAACGCATGATCCAAATGCTTGATTGCAGCATCCATCTCTTGCTTTGCGGAGGCTACAATGAGTTCTAATTCTTCCATTGTATATTTAAAATTTGATAATTGACACATATAATTAATTCAAAGTTGGAGATTTAAAATTCAAAGTTGAAATACTTTCGACTTCTGACTTCTATCTCTGACTTTTTTACACATTTACCAGTGTACCGATATTTTCGCCGTCGATTAATCTTTCCAAGTTACCTTCCTTGTTCATATCAAAAACGATGATTGGCAATTTGTTCTCGTGGCTTAGAGTGAATGCAGTCATATCCATCACTTTGAGGTTTTTCTCAAAAACTTCGTCGAAAGACAGACTATTGAATTTCACTGCGTCTGCATTTTTCTCAGGATCACTATCATAGATTCCGTCCACTCTGGTTCCTTTTAGTATCACATCTGCATCTATTTCGATGGCTCTAAGTGTCGCCGCAGTATCCGTTGTGAAATATGGATTTCCAGTTCCAGCACCGAAGATGACAACTCTTCCTTTCTCCAGGTGACGAACAGCCTTTCTTTTGATAAATGGTTCAGCCACTTTGTCCATTTCGATAGCAGATTGCAATCTTGTAATGATTCCTGCATCTTCCAAAGCACCTTGCAAAGCCATTCCGTTAATCACAGTTGCCAGCATTCCCATATAGTCGCCCTGAACTCGGTCCATACCTTTTGCAGCGCCTGCCAATCCTCTGAAAATATTTCCACCACCAATCACAATTGCGACTTCACAACCTTTGTCGACTACTTTTTTGATCTCGACTGCATATTCTCTCAGTCTGTCGTTGTCGATGCCGTATTGGCGTTCTCCCATTAGTGCTTCACCGCTCAGTTTCAGAAGGATTCTTTTGTATTTCATTTATATTTTTATTTTTTTGTCTTGGTCAATTGAAACTTGGATTTTCAATATTTCAAATTTATTTTAAATTTTGACTGTGCAAATATAATGAAAGGAAAAGAATTACGTTAATGAAAAAGATAGTCGTTCAAAAATTTTGATACGCATCAAAATAGATTATTTTTGCAAAGCTAAAATACAGTGTGAAGAAGTTCTACAATCTCTTTTTTATCGTAGTTTCTAGTGTGGTTTTTTCTCAAACGGGAACCACCGTTTATCAGTTTCTGAATATTCCCATCTCTCCAAGACAAGCGGTTCTGGGCGATGCTGTTTCTGTTCGGGATTATGATGTCAATTTTACAGCAGCCAATCCGGCGTTGATGAATATTGATATGGATAATATGCTGTCTGTAAACTATGCTTCATACCTCGCTGATACAAAAATTGGAAGTATCAGCTACGTTCGTGATTTGGAGTTTGGACATTTGGTTTCCTTCAATGCGAGATATATGGATTATGGATCTATGCCTAGGACTGATGAGAACTCTAT belongs to Chryseobacterium sp. KACC 21268 and includes:
- the frr gene encoding ribosome recycling factor translates to MEELELIVASAKQEMDAAIKHLDHAFQKIRAGRASTSMVQDVMVEYYGAPTPLSQVANVSVVDAMTLSIQPWDRTAIGAIAKGIVNSNLGFAPSNNGDVIIINVPPLTEERRRELAKQAKGETDQTKVTIRNARQEGNKELKRLDGIAEDLIKGAEKDIQDLTDAYVKKSDDAYKTKEAEILKV
- the pyrH gene encoding UMP kinase — encoded protein: MKYKRILLKLSGEALMGERQYGIDNDRLREYAVEIKKVVDKGCEVAIVIGGGNIFRGLAGAAKGMDRVQGDYMGMLATVINGMALQGALEDAGIITRLQSAIEMDKVAEPFIKRKAVRHLEKGRVVIFGAGTGNPYFTTDTAATLRAIEIDADVILKGTRVDGIYDSDPEKNADAVKFNSLSFDEVFEKNLKVMDMTAFTLSHENKLPIIVFDMNKEGNLERLIDGENIGTLVNV